From the Elusimicrobiales bacterium genome, the window TTACGGGACGGCGGTCTGCGTGGGCGGCGGCGTGGGGATAGCGGAAGTCTATCCCATAGCGCGCGCGCTTAAAGCCGCGGGCAACAGGGTCGTGTCGGTGCTGGGCGCGCGCAGCCGGCAGCTGCTTATACTGGAAAGCGAGATGCGCTCCGTCTCCGGCGAGGTTCTGGTTGCCACAGACGACGGCTCTTACGGGACAAAAGGGCTGGTTACCGGCGTTCTGGGCAGGCTGCGCGCGGACGGCGCGAAAATGGATTTCATATTCGTCATCGGCCCCGTCGTCATGATGAAAGCCGTGGCCGATTTGACGCGCGATTGGGGGGTGGAGACCGTGGCCAGCCTCAACCCCATCATGGTTGACGGAACGGGGATGTGCGGCTGCTGCCGGGTGGAAGTGGGCGGAGAGGTGAAATTCGCCTGCGTGGACGGCCCGCATTTTGACGCGCACAAGGTAAATTTCCAGAATCTGGCGGCGCGCATCTCGCTCTACCGCGATAAGGAAAAAGCCGCGCTTGAAAGCTG encodes:
- a CDS encoding sulfide/dihydroorotate dehydrogenase-like FAD/NAD-binding protein — its product is MPEKYEIISRTELSPSVRRHVIYAPLVAAKAKAGQFIILRAAENGERVPITLCDWDAAAGTVTVIIQSAGKSTTLCNSLGTGDKFLTVAGPLGIPAEIKNYGTAVCVGGGVGIAEVYPIARALKAAGNRVVSVLGARSRQLLILESEMRSVSGEVLVATDDGSYGTKGLVTGVLGRLRADGAKMDFIFVIGPVVMMKAVADLTRDWGVETVASLNPIMVDGTGMCGCCRVEVGGEVKFACVDGPHFDAHKVNFQNLAARISLYRDKEKAALESCAGCRLDEAARKSEK